From the Kogia breviceps isolate mKogBre1 chromosome 15, mKogBre1 haplotype 1, whole genome shotgun sequence genome, one window contains:
- the POP5 gene encoding ribonuclease P/MRP protein subunit POP5 isoform X2 has protein sequence MVRFKHRYLLCEVVSDDPRCRLSLEDRVLGGLVRDTIARVHGTFGAAACSIGFAGNKFSVQSSVVDGSSCSPAKNKILFPSSATLEANTFHKLLTTKLFHVPGTIRTCQKFLIQYNRRQLLILLQNCTDEGEREAIQKSVTRSCLLEEESAGEELSDSGGEEAAEAME, from the exons ATGGTGCGGTTCAAGCACAG GTACCTGCTCTGTGAAGTGGTGTCTGACGACCCCCGCTGCCGCCTGAGTCTGGAGGACCGAGTGCTGGGCGGCCTGGTACGGGACACGATCGCCCGCGTGCACGGGACTTTCGGCGCGGCCGCCTGCTCCATCGGCTTCGCGG GTAACAAGTTCAGTGTTCAGTCTTCAGTGGTGGATGGGTCTTCCTGCTCTCCTGCCAAGAACAAGATACTTTTTCCTAGCTCTGCAACTCTTGAGGCAAACACTTTTCACAAGCTGCTGACCACAAAGCTCTTTCACGTGCCAGGTACAATCAGAACATGTCAGAAGTTCCTGATTCAGTACAACAGGAGACAGCTGTTGATCCTGTTGCAGAACTGCACTGATGAAG GAGAACGAGAGGCTATCCAGAAGTCTGTCACAAGAAGCTGTTTACTAGAGGAGGAGTCGGCTGGGGAGGAGCTTTCAGACAGTGGTGGTGAGGAAGCTGCTGAGGCAATGGAGTGA
- the POP5 gene encoding ribonuclease P/MRP protein subunit POP5 isoform X1: MVRFKHRYLLCEVVSDDPRCRLSLEDRVLGGLVRDTIARVHGTFGAAACSIGFAVRYLNAYTGIVLLRCRKEFYRLVWSALPFITYLENKGHRYPCFLNTLHVGGTIRTCQKFLIQYNRRQLLILLQNCTDEGEREAIQKSVTRSCLLEEESAGEELSDSGGEEAAEAME, translated from the exons ATGGTGCGGTTCAAGCACAG GTACCTGCTCTGTGAAGTGGTGTCTGACGACCCCCGCTGCCGCCTGAGTCTGGAGGACCGAGTGCTGGGCGGCCTGGTACGGGACACGATCGCCCGCGTGCACGGGACTTTCGGCGCGGCCGCCTGCTCCATCGGCTTCGCGG TGCGATACCTCAATGCCTATACCGGAATAGTGCTACTTCGATGCAGGAAGGAATTCTACCGGCTTGTGTGGTCAGCTCTTCCCTTCATCACATACTTGGAGAACAAAGGACACCGTTACCCGTGTTTTCTCAACACCTTACACGTGGGAG GTACAATCAGAACATGTCAGAAGTTCCTGATTCAGTACAACAGGAGACAGCTGTTGATCCTGTTGCAGAACTGCACTGATGAAG GAGAACGAGAGGCTATCCAGAAGTCTGTCACAAGAAGCTGTTTACTAGAGGAGGAGTCGGCTGGGGAGGAGCTTTCAGACAGTGGTGGTGAGGAAGCTGCTGAGGCAATGGAGTGA